A stretch of Allostreptomyces psammosilenae DNA encodes these proteins:
- a CDS encoding SpoIIE family protein phosphatase codes for MTVHGAGGHTGRRPTGAAGGPLLELPDVSDAGLYLVDEQGLIIAANPRAEALLARSAEDLLGRDAHDLLHRDARGQTVPRARCVMRPAFLEGRTAQGQREWFERGDGSLLRMSWLVTPYRIGEDATGAIVLFHEATPDEALASEEGDPAAPLSELDRLALLAETTTRLTSTLDVEEALRRLVRIVVPRLADWAVVDLITESGEVWRTAVVHHQDGALVPREDLQGPLPPIPQDSVMPLARALRGAASALARPQDYQGPVEAGIPVAQRELFRVTGIHSAAIAPIHGLREVLGALTLGRSDRPAAFTAAELSLLDDIAHRAGLALGNARLYQRQRRVAETMQRHLLPQLPHVPGLEMAARYAPAPHASQVGGDWYDAFALPDGATALVIGDVVGHDLDAAAGMAQVRNMLRAYALSHTEPPSVIVDMLGRAVTQVPEASMATMVFARVEDHGAGRWRLRWTNAGHPPPLLVGHDGRSRFLEAGHGILLGTGTDLPHGDAVIPLPPRSTLVLYTDGLIESPGRSIDDGLVRLRRQAAELARHPLNDLCDLLLERVPFADRGEDDIALLAVRVPDKSPGG; via the coding sequence ATGACCGTCCACGGGGCCGGCGGGCACACGGGGCGGCGTCCCACGGGTGCGGCGGGAGGCCCGCTCCTGGAGCTGCCCGACGTCTCCGACGCGGGCCTGTACCTGGTGGACGAGCAAGGGCTGATCATCGCCGCGAACCCCCGGGCGGAGGCGCTGCTCGCCCGGTCCGCCGAGGACCTGCTCGGTCGTGACGCCCACGACCTGCTGCACCGGGACGCCCGTGGGCAGACCGTGCCCCGGGCCCGCTGCGTGATGCGGCCGGCGTTCCTGGAAGGCCGGACCGCCCAGGGGCAGCGGGAGTGGTTCGAGCGCGGGGACGGCTCCCTGCTGCGGATGTCCTGGCTGGTCACCCCCTACCGGATCGGCGAGGACGCGACGGGCGCGATCGTGCTGTTCCACGAGGCCACCCCCGACGAGGCCCTCGCGTCGGAGGAGGGCGATCCGGCCGCCCCGTTGTCCGAGCTCGACCGCCTCGCCCTGCTCGCCGAGACCACCACCCGGCTCACCTCCACGCTGGACGTCGAGGAGGCGCTGCGCCGGCTGGTGAGGATCGTGGTGCCCCGGCTGGCGGACTGGGCCGTGGTGGACCTGATCACCGAGAGCGGCGAGGTGTGGCGCACCGCCGTGGTGCACCACCAGGACGGCGCGCTGGTGCCCCGGGAGGACCTCCAGGGGCCGTTGCCGCCGATCCCGCAGGATTCCGTGATGCCCCTGGCCCGGGCGCTGCGCGGCGCGGCGTCGGCGCTGGCCCGCCCGCAGGACTACCAGGGGCCCGTGGAAGCGGGCATCCCGGTGGCGCAGCGGGAGCTGTTCCGGGTGACCGGCATCCACTCGGCGGCCATCGCGCCGATCCACGGCCTGCGGGAGGTGCTCGGCGCCCTGACGCTGGGCCGTTCCGACCGTCCCGCGGCGTTCACCGCCGCCGAACTCTCCCTGCTCGACGACATCGCCCACCGGGCCGGGCTCGCGCTCGGCAACGCCCGCCTGTACCAGCGGCAGCGGCGGGTCGCCGAGACCATGCAGCGCCACCTGCTGCCGCAACTGCCGCACGTACCGGGCCTGGAGATGGCCGCCCGCTACGCGCCCGCCCCGCACGCCTCACAGGTCGGCGGCGACTGGTACGACGCCTTCGCCCTCCCCGACGGGGCGACCGCCCTGGTCATCGGCGACGTGGTCGGCCACGACCTCGACGCCGCCGCCGGCATGGCCCAGGTCCGCAACATGCTCCGCGCCTACGCGCTGTCCCACACCGAGCCGCCCAGCGTGATCGTCGACATGCTGGGCCGGGCGGTGACGCAGGTGCCGGAGGCCTCCATGGCCACCATGGTCTTCGCCCGGGTGGAGGACCACGGCGCCGGCCGGTGGCGACTGCGCTGGACCAACGCGGGCCACCCGCCGCCGCTCCTGGTCGGCCACGACGGACGGTCTCGCTTCCTGGAGGCCGGGCACGGCATCCTGCTCGGCACCGGGACCGACCTGCCGCACGGCGACGCCGTCATCCCGCTGCCGCCGCGATCCACCCTGGTCCTCTACACCGACGGGCTGATCGAATCCCCCGGGCGCTCCATCGACGACGGGCTGGTCCGGCTCCGGCGGCAGGCCGCCGAGCTGGCCCGGCACCCCCTGAACGACCTGTGCGACCTGCTGCTCGAACGCGTCCCGTTCGCCGACCGCGGTGAGGACGACATCGCCCTGCTCGCCGTCCGGGTGCCCGACAAGAGCCCGGGCGGGTGA
- a CDS encoding LacI family DNA-binding transcriptional regulator: MKDVALHAGVGLKTVSRVVNDEPGVTEATAARVRSAITALGFRRNDSARILRKRRTQSIGLVVEDIGDPFYAQLHRAVEEEAHARGHLLFAGSSSEEPERERELALAFCARRVDGLIVVPAGTDHRYLLPEITAGVATTFVDRPAGGIESDAVVTANTEGARLGVAHLVAGGHRRIGFVGDRSGIYTAERRLAGYRAAMAEAGLPVDERWICPGPIEPGRVAADVRRLLAGPDPVTALFSGNNRATVQVLRALGDQRDRIALVGFDDLEFAELLRPAVTVVAQDVAGLGRTAAQLLFRRLDGSAGPPRDVELPTRLIPRGSGELPPAAS; encoded by the coding sequence ATGAAGGACGTCGCGCTCCACGCCGGGGTGGGCCTGAAGACCGTCTCCCGCGTGGTCAACGACGAGCCCGGGGTGACCGAGGCGACCGCCGCCCGGGTCCGCAGCGCCATCACCGCCCTGGGCTTCCGCCGCAACGACAGCGCCCGCATCCTGCGCAAGCGCCGGACCCAGAGCATCGGACTGGTCGTGGAGGACATCGGCGACCCCTTCTACGCCCAGCTGCACCGCGCCGTCGAGGAGGAGGCACACGCCCGGGGCCACCTGCTCTTCGCCGGCTCCAGCTCCGAGGAGCCGGAGCGCGAACGGGAACTCGCCCTCGCCTTCTGCGCCCGGCGGGTGGACGGCCTGATCGTGGTGCCGGCCGGGACCGACCACCGGTACCTGCTGCCGGAGATCACCGCCGGTGTCGCCACGACCTTCGTGGACCGCCCGGCCGGAGGCATCGAGTCGGACGCCGTCGTCACCGCCAACACCGAGGGCGCCCGGCTGGGCGTGGCGCACCTGGTGGCGGGCGGCCACCGGCGGATCGGCTTCGTCGGCGACCGCTCCGGCATCTACACGGCCGAGCGCCGGCTCGCCGGCTACCGGGCGGCCATGGCGGAGGCCGGGCTGCCGGTGGACGAGCGGTGGATCTGCCCGGGGCCGATCGAACCCGGGCGCGTGGCGGCCGACGTGCGACGGCTGCTGGCCGGGCCGGACCCGGTGACCGCCCTGTTCAGCGGCAACAACCGCGCCACGGTGCAGGTGCTGCGCGCCCTGGGCGACCAGCGCGACCGGATCGCCCTGGTCGGCTTCGACGACCTGGAGTTCGCCGAGCTGCTCCGGCCCGCGGTCACGGTCGTCGCCCAGGACGTCGCCGGACTCGGCCGGACCGCCGCCCAGCTGCTGTTCCGCCGCCTGGACGGGAGCGCCGGACCGCCGCGCGACGTGGAGCTGCCCACCCGGCTGATCCCCCGCGGCTCCGGCGAACTGCCCCCGGCGGCGAGCTGA
- a CDS encoding ROK family protein, protein MSTGSGSWTHGSALVGEERDGRPGGVAAGDATTGGAPVERSEWTAAGGDLVAAVDFGGTKIAGALVDGSGQVYARCRRPTPARADAETIMASVAEVVAELTAAPQWSRVRAVGVGSAGPIDAVHGTVSPVNVPAWRGFPLAPRIAELAGGLPTVLTGDGVAMTAAEHRWGAARGEDDALCFVVSTGVGGGLVLGGRLLPGRTGNAGHLGHITVDFDGEPCVCGGTGCVEQLASGTSIARWARENGWRPAGEDASAAAVAQDARRGEPVALAAFDRAGRALAGAIAATATLVEIRVAVIGGGVAAAGEVLFEPVRRHLDDYATLSFARGVNVVPATLGGDAGLIGAAAAAAVELSL, encoded by the coding sequence ATGAGCACGGGGAGCGGGTCGTGGACCCACGGATCGGCACTGGTCGGCGAGGAGCGCGACGGCCGGCCTGGCGGCGTGGCGGCGGGCGACGCGACGACCGGCGGGGCGCCCGTCGAGCGGTCCGAGTGGACGGCGGCCGGCGGTGACCTGGTCGCCGCCGTGGACTTCGGCGGGACCAAGATCGCCGGCGCGCTGGTGGACGGCTCCGGCCAGGTGTACGCCCGGTGCCGGCGGCCGACGCCGGCCCGTGCGGACGCCGAGACGATCATGGCCTCGGTGGCGGAGGTCGTGGCGGAGCTGACCGCCGCCCCGCAGTGGTCGCGGGTACGGGCGGTCGGCGTCGGCAGCGCCGGTCCCATCGACGCGGTGCACGGCACGGTGAGCCCGGTCAACGTCCCCGCCTGGCGCGGTTTCCCGCTGGCCCCGCGGATCGCCGAGCTGGCCGGCGGCCTGCCGACCGTGCTGACCGGGGACGGGGTGGCGATGACGGCGGCCGAGCACCGCTGGGGGGCCGCACGGGGAGAGGACGACGCCCTGTGCTTCGTGGTCTCCACCGGCGTGGGCGGCGGACTGGTGCTGGGCGGCCGGCTGCTGCCCGGCCGCACCGGCAACGCCGGGCACCTCGGGCACATCACCGTGGACTTCGACGGCGAGCCGTGCGTCTGCGGCGGCACCGGCTGCGTGGAGCAGCTCGCCTCGGGCACGTCGATCGCCCGCTGGGCGCGGGAGAACGGCTGGCGCCCGGCCGGCGAGGACGCCTCGGCGGCGGCGGTGGCGCAGGACGCGCGCCGCGGCGAACCGGTGGCCCTGGCCGCGTTCGACCGGGCGGGACGGGCCCTGGCGGGCGCGATCGCGGCCACCGCCACCCTGGTGGAGATCCGGGTGGCGGTGATCGGCGGGGGAGTGGCGGCGGCCGGCGAGGTGCTGTTCGAGCCGGTCCGGCGTCATCTCGACGACTACGCCACGCTCTCCTTCGCCCGCGGCGTGAACGTCGTGCCGGCGACGCTCGGTGGCGACGCCGGCCTGATCGGCGCGGCCGCCGCCGCGGCGGTCGAGCTGTCGCTCTGA
- a CDS encoding acyl-CoA thioesterase: protein MTTIAAEYGHIRPVEIHFDDLDAMGMLHNARYAVLVERAVTAYWVEQGWSFDPARSRFVDIFPAVREFQITFHLPVLGVGRANVHFWIEHLGRTSLVYGFRLLSDDLAVVHAEGRRVNVNLDPKTLRPAPLSEPLRAAAAPLLRLAEPVAD from the coding sequence ATGACCACTATCGCGGCGGAATATGGCCACATACGTCCGGTGGAGATCCACTTCGACGATCTCGACGCCATGGGCATGCTGCACAACGCGCGCTACGCCGTCCTGGTGGAGCGTGCCGTCACGGCGTACTGGGTGGAGCAGGGGTGGTCCTTCGACCCGGCGCGGTCACGCTTCGTGGACATCTTCCCGGCCGTGCGCGAGTTCCAGATCACCTTCCACCTGCCCGTCCTCGGCGTGGGCCGGGCCAACGTGCACTTCTGGATCGAGCACCTCGGCCGCACCAGCCTGGTCTACGGCTTCCGCCTGCTCTCCGACGACCTCGCCGTCGTCCACGCCGAAGGCCGCCGGGTCAACGTCAACCTCGACCCGAAGACGCTGCGCCCCGCCCCGCTGAGCGAGCCGCTGCGTGCCGCGGCGGCCCCCCTGCTGCGGCTCGCCGAACCCGTCGCCGACTGA
- a CDS encoding NUDIX hydrolase: MIVWINGAFGVGKSTVVRHLTDLMPGSSVFDPEEIGAWLRRLLPTERLRGVTDYQDLPQWRRMTALTLAETHGEEATGEYCTDGACDAAPRAGDAGDGGAAQQDALADAARCGADCRYDMGGDGRADRVLAGAALGAEGGTATHAPGALATVTAVGAGAARGTTTTATGGRAAVRSPRGGTPPPRTVLVPMTLLRQEYRDEIFGNLAARGLTVHHIVLDAEETIIRQRIRGDRIDTEALNHRLAHLSAYREALPWLAKDAHLVDTAGLTPGQVARRVWDAVRAGPGRCTIVHTPRPTAATIASGVLFFDEEGRVLLVDPTYKAGWEFPGGMAEPGEPPAQAALREVREELGLRLTGPLRPLAVHWEGRSAAGPGGVRLLFDGGVLSPGQIARIRLPEDELRGWRFVHEAEAAALLPPVRLRRLTAALECRRSGATGPAYVEERV; encoded by the coding sequence GTGATCGTCTGGATCAATGGCGCCTTCGGCGTGGGCAAGAGCACCGTGGTTCGACACCTCACCGACCTGATGCCCGGCAGCAGCGTGTTCGACCCGGAGGAGATCGGCGCCTGGCTGCGCCGACTGCTGCCGACCGAACGCCTCCGGGGCGTCACGGACTACCAGGACCTGCCGCAGTGGCGGCGGATGACGGCGCTCACACTGGCCGAGACCCACGGGGAGGAGGCCACGGGGGAGTACTGCACGGACGGAGCGTGTGACGCCGCCCCGCGCGCCGGCGACGCGGGAGACGGCGGGGCCGCCCAGCAGGACGCGCTCGCCGACGCCGCCCGCTGCGGCGCCGACTGCCGGTACGACATGGGCGGCGACGGCCGCGCCGACCGGGTGCTCGCCGGCGCGGCCCTGGGGGCGGAGGGCGGCACGGCGACCCATGCGCCCGGGGCGCTCGCCACGGTCACCGCCGTCGGAGCCGGCGCCGCACGCGGCACCACCACCACGGCGACCGGCGGACGGGCGGCCGTGCGGAGCCCCCGGGGCGGAACGCCCCCGCCGCGCACCGTCCTGGTGCCGATGACGCTGCTGCGCCAGGAGTACCGCGACGAGATCTTCGGCAACCTCGCGGCCCGCGGGCTGACCGTCCACCACATCGTGCTGGATGCCGAAGAAACGATCATTCGGCAGCGGATACGCGGCGACCGCATCGACACGGAAGCGCTCAACCACCGCCTCGCCCACCTCTCGGCCTACCGCGAGGCGCTGCCCTGGCTGGCCAAGGACGCCCACCTGGTGGACACCGCCGGGCTCACCCCCGGACAGGTCGCCCGCCGGGTGTGGGACGCCGTCCGGGCCGGACCGGGACGGTGCACCATCGTGCACACCCCCCGCCCCACCGCCGCCACCATCGCCTCCGGCGTGCTCTTCTTCGACGAGGAGGGGCGCGTGCTGCTGGTCGATCCGACCTACAAGGCCGGCTGGGAGTTCCCCGGCGGCATGGCCGAACCCGGCGAACCCCCGGCCCAGGCCGCCCTCCGCGAGGTGCGCGAGGAACTCGGCCTGCGGCTGACCGGCCCGCTGCGCCCCCTCGCCGTCCACTGGGAGGGCCGCTCCGCCGCCGGCCCCGGCGGGGTGCGCCTGCTGTTCGACGGAGGCGTCCTCAGCCCCGGGCAAATCGCCCGAATACGGCTGCCCGAGGACGAACTCCGCGGCTGGCGGTTCGTCCACGAGGCCGAGGCCGCCGCCCTGCTGCCCCCGGTCCGGCTGCGCCGGCTGACCGCCGCCCTGGAGTGCCGCCGCTCCGGCGCCACCGGCCCGGCCTACGTCGAGGAACGCGTCTGA
- a CDS encoding dipeptidase: protein MVDGALAEAVRSLMPRARRELAELVAFRSVANPSLFPVEECRASARWVADALAAEGVPDVRLLEVPDGSTAVYGHLPGPDGAPTVLLYAHHDVQPPLDEAAWTSPPFELTERDGRWYGRGAADCKGNILMHLTALRALRQVAGVKRDGATGVRAVGEGLAGEAVAPLPVTVKVIVDGSEEQGTGGLERYVAAHPELLAADAIVVGDAGNFATGVPTATTSLRGTVVLRVTVRTLAGNLHSGQFGGAAPDALAALIRLLDGLRDEHGGTAVPGLESYQAWEGLEYPEGRFREDAGVLDGVELIGTGSVADRLWARPAITVVGIDAPSVDGAVPAIQSRARALLSLRVPPGTDAEAARRALVSHLEGAAPWGARVEVEPWGTPAQPMRADTSGPAYAALGEAMREAFGREMVLAGQGGSIPLCELLRRTYPEAEMVLLGVEDPGARIHAVDESVDPGELERMALAEALFLRGYAARWTGRPARRSGVGAAGA, encoded by the coding sequence ATGGTGGACGGTGCGCTGGCGGAAGCGGTGCGGTCGTTGATGCCCCGGGCGCGGCGGGAGTTGGCCGAGTTGGTGGCGTTCCGTTCGGTCGCCAACCCGTCGCTGTTCCCGGTGGAGGAGTGTCGGGCCTCGGCGCGCTGGGTGGCGGACGCCCTGGCCGCCGAGGGCGTGCCGGACGTACGGCTGCTCGAGGTGCCGGACGGCAGCACCGCCGTGTACGGGCACCTGCCGGGGCCGGACGGCGCCCCGACCGTCCTGCTGTACGCCCACCACGACGTGCAGCCGCCGCTGGACGAGGCGGCGTGGACGTCCCCCCCGTTCGAGCTCACCGAGCGGGACGGCCGCTGGTACGGGCGCGGGGCGGCGGACTGCAAGGGCAACATCCTGATGCACCTGACGGCGCTGCGGGCGCTGCGGCAGGTGGCGGGCGTCAAGCGGGACGGTGCCACCGGGGTGCGGGCGGTCGGGGAGGGCCTGGCCGGGGAGGCCGTCGCGCCGTTGCCGGTGACCGTGAAGGTCATCGTGGACGGTTCGGAGGAACAGGGCACGGGCGGGCTGGAGCGGTACGTCGCGGCCCATCCGGAGCTGCTGGCCGCGGACGCGATCGTGGTCGGGGACGCGGGGAACTTCGCGACGGGGGTGCCGACGGCGACGACGTCGCTGCGCGGGACGGTGGTGCTGCGGGTGACGGTGCGCACGCTGGCCGGCAACCTGCACTCCGGGCAGTTCGGGGGCGCGGCGCCGGACGCCCTGGCGGCGCTGATCCGGCTGCTGGACGGTCTGCGCGACGAGCACGGCGGGACGGCGGTCCCGGGGCTGGAGTCGTACCAGGCGTGGGAGGGGCTGGAGTACCCGGAGGGGCGTTTCCGCGAGGACGCCGGAGTGCTGGACGGGGTGGAGCTGATCGGCACCGGTTCGGTGGCGGACCGGTTGTGGGCCCGACCGGCGATCACCGTGGTCGGCATCGACGCGCCGTCGGTGGACGGCGCGGTGCCGGCGATCCAGTCCCGGGCGCGGGCGCTGCTGAGCCTGCGGGTGCCGCCGGGCACGGACGCCGAGGCGGCGCGGCGGGCGCTGGTGTCGCACCTGGAGGGGGCGGCGCCGTGGGGGGCGCGGGTGGAGGTGGAGCCGTGGGGGACGCCGGCGCAGCCGATGCGGGCGGACACCTCGGGGCCGGCGTACGCGGCGCTGGGCGAGGCGATGCGGGAGGCGTTCGGGCGGGAGATGGTGCTGGCCGGTCAGGGCGGTTCCATCCCGCTGTGCGAGCTGCTGCGGCGGACGTACCCGGAGGCGGAGATGGTGCTGCTGGGGGTGGAGGATCCGGGCGCCCGGATCCACGCGGTGGACGAGAGCGTGGATCCGGGGGAGCTGGAGCGGATGGCGCTGGCCGAGGCGCTGTTCCTGCGGGGCTACGCGGCGCGCTGGACGGGTCGCCCGGCGCGGCGGTCCGGGGTGGGGGCCGCGGGGGCGTAG
- a CDS encoding geranylgeranyl reductase family protein, translating to MTRDHVDERDEAGAPGQAPAAAEDTGAGLTPPNGDGVWDVVVIGAGPAGSCAAYEAATAGRSVLLLEKAELPRYKTCGGGIIGITRDSLPPGFRIPLRSTVNSVTFTHDGRFARTRGARRTLLGMVSREDFDAALARRAEQAGARLLTGRAVARVEQGVDDSDAASADRSEAAAPAVTVVCADGARIRARAVVGADGSAGRTAAHVGVEFSQVDLGLEAEIPVPPSVAEDWAGRLLIDWGPLPGSYGWVFPKGDTLTVGVIAARGQGEQTRAYLRTFIDRLGLAGFPPRISSGHLTRCRSPHSPLHRGRVLVAGDAAGLLEPWTREGISYAVRSGRLAGRQAARVATATTEADVKVATDGYATAIESTLGLEMKVGREMLARFERHPQTLHAAITLMRPAWNAFVHICEGRTTIGAMLRRPMVRRAVQALGR from the coding sequence ATGACCAGGGATCACGTCGACGAGCGAGACGAAGCGGGCGCGCCCGGCCAGGCGCCGGCCGCGGCCGAGGACACCGGCGCGGGGCTGACGCCGCCGAACGGTGACGGTGTGTGGGACGTGGTGGTGATCGGCGCCGGCCCGGCCGGCTCCTGCGCCGCGTACGAGGCGGCCACCGCCGGGCGCTCCGTCCTGCTGCTGGAGAAGGCCGAACTGCCCCGCTACAAGACCTGCGGCGGCGGCATCATCGGCATCACCCGGGACAGCCTGCCGCCCGGCTTCCGCATCCCGCTGCGCTCCACCGTCAACTCGGTGACCTTCACCCACGACGGACGCTTCGCCCGCACCCGCGGCGCACGCCGCACCCTGCTCGGCATGGTCTCCCGCGAGGACTTCGACGCCGCCCTGGCCCGCCGCGCCGAACAGGCCGGCGCCCGGCTGCTCACCGGCCGGGCCGTCGCCCGCGTCGAACAGGGCGTGGACGACTCCGACGCCGCGTCCGCCGACCGGTCCGAGGCGGCGGCGCCCGCGGTCACCGTCGTCTGCGCCGACGGCGCCCGGATCCGGGCCCGCGCCGTGGTCGGCGCGGACGGCAGCGCCGGCCGCACCGCCGCGCACGTCGGCGTGGAGTTCTCCCAGGTCGACCTGGGCCTGGAGGCGGAGATCCCGGTCCCGCCGAGCGTCGCGGAGGACTGGGCCGGCCGGCTGCTGATCGACTGGGGCCCGCTGCCCGGCTCCTACGGCTGGGTCTTCCCGAAGGGCGACACCCTCACCGTCGGCGTCATCGCCGCCCGCGGCCAGGGCGAACAGACCCGCGCCTACCTACGCACCTTCATCGACCGGCTGGGCCTGGCCGGCTTCCCGCCGCGGATCTCCTCCGGCCACCTGACGCGCTGCCGCTCCCCGCACTCCCCGCTGCACCGCGGCCGGGTGCTGGTCGCCGGCGACGCGGCCGGCCTGCTGGAGCCGTGGACCCGCGAGGGCATCTCCTACGCGGTGCGCTCCGGCCGGCTGGCCGGGCGGCAGGCGGCGCGCGTCGCCACCGCCACCACCGAGGCGGACGTCAAGGTGGCCACGGACGGCTACGCCACCGCCATCGAGTCCACCCTGGGGCTGGAGATGAAGGTGGGGCGGGAGATGCTCGCCCGCTTCGAGCGGCACCCGCAGACCCTGCACGCCGCCATAACGCTGATGCGCCCGGCCTGGAACGCCTTCGTGCACATCTGCGAGGGCCGCACCACCATCGGCGCCATGCTGCGCAGACCGATGGTGCGCCGAGCCGTCCAGGCCCTGGGCCGCTAG